A stretch of DNA from Arthrobacter jiangjiafuii:
GAATACGCCGCTGCAGGCGCACAGATCCTCGACTCCGCCGACGATGTGTGGAGCCGGGCGGGGCTGGTCCTGAAGGTCAAGGAACCCATCGCCTCCGAATACCGGCATTTCCGTCCGGACCTGGTGCTGTTCACCTACCTGCATTTGGCCGCCGAGCCGGAACTGACGCGGGCCCTGATGGACTCCGGCATGACGGCCATCGCCTATGAGACCGTGCAGGAAGGCCGCCTGCTGCCCCTGCTGGCACCGATGTCGGAGGTTGCCGGCCGGCTGTCGGTACAGGTCGGCGCGCAGTGCCTGACCTCTCCGGCCGGCGGGCCGGGCCTGCTGCTCGGAGGCGTGCCCGGGGTCCGGCCGGCGAAGGTAGTGGTGCTGGGTGCCGGGGTGGCCGGCACCAACGCGGTGGCAGGCGCCGTCGGCTCGCATGCCGACGTGTCGGTCCTGGACATCAACATCGACCGGCTGCGGGAGCTGGATGCGATGTACGCGGGCCGGATCCGGACCGTCGCCTCAAACGCATTCGAGATTGAGCGTGCCCTGTTGGATGCCGACCTGGTGATCGGCTCCGTGCTGATTCCCGGCGCCCGGGCCCCGAAGCTGGTCAGCAATGACATGGTCTCGCGGATGAAGCGTGGCAGCGTGCTCGTGGACATCGCTGTGGACCAGGGCGGGTGCTTCGAGGACACCCGCCCCACCACCCATGCGAACCCGACCTA
This window harbors:
- the ald gene encoding alanine dehydrogenase, with amino-acid sequence MIIGVPKEIKNNEFRVAITASGVHEFTTRGHAVLVQAGAGAGSNISDTEYAAAGAQILDSADDVWSRAGLVLKVKEPIASEYRHFRPDLVLFTYLHLAAEPELTRALMDSGMTAIAYETVQEGRLLPLLAPMSEVAGRLSVQVGAQCLTSPAGGPGLLLGGVPGVRPAKVVVLGAGVAGTNAVAGAVGSHADVSVLDINIDRLRELDAMYAGRIRTVASNAFEIERALLDADLVIGSVLIPGARAPKLVSNDMVSRMKRGSVLVDIAVDQGGCFEDTRPTTHANPTYQVHGSLFYCVANMPGAVPNTSTYALTNVTLRYAAALADHGVRGAFAASPALARGLNIAAGQVAHASVSQAHGLDLAPDWTELVPA